A single region of the Portunus trituberculatus isolate SZX2019 chromosome 29, ASM1759143v1, whole genome shotgun sequence genome encodes:
- the LOC123510587 gene encoding GDP-Man:Man(3)GlcNAc(2)-PP-Dol alpha-1,2-mannosyltransferase-like produces MIQTINNIRDSMLEMFELVFQMFSLSVRVWSLAITVLLQLLVILVGLLCLCWVLLKFCVYTLPRGDPGQIHVAFFHPYCNAGGGGERVLWCAIRSLQKKYKNIKCYVYTGDTEASPEEILQKAKDRFNVTLPQPVEFIFLRSRSIVEAKYYPFLTLFMQSIGSIMLAGEALSKFRPDIFFDSMGYAFTYPVFRFIGGCVVGCYTHYPTISTDMLNRVSDRVESHNNRRLIANSAFFSFAKMVYYRVFAELYSLVGWSAQVVMVNSSWTHGHISSLWGVNRRIHIVYPPCDTEKFKSLEIIPDVEKKVKSIVSIGQIRPEKDHALQLKALHRLCEIVDPATEAQLVIIGGCRNEEDHQRVSALKDLAASLNIEDKVVWKLNAPFDELLECVQQGTIGLHTMWCEHFGICVVECMAGGLIMVAHDSGGPKLDIVVDYEEQQTGYRATDVESYAQAMKTVLESSNETRENMRLAARSSVDRFSDIEFEMAFLGACESLFSSTNVVLN; encoded by the exons ATGATACAAACCATTAACAACATTAGGGATTCCATGCTGGAGATGTTTGAGTTGGTGTTCCAGATGTTCTCCCTGTCGGTGCGAGTGTGGTCGTTGGCCATCACTGTCCTGCTGCAGCTGCTTGTCATCCTGGTGGGGCTCCTGTGTCTGTGCTGGGTGCTCCTCAAGTTT TGTGTGTATACATTGCCAAGAGGAGACCCAGGACAGATCCACGTGGCATTCTTTCACCCATACTGCAAtgctggaggtggaggggagagagtgctGTGGTGTGCCATCAGATCACTGCAGAAGAA GTACAAAAACATCAAGTGCTATGTTTACACAGGGGACACAGAAGCTTCACCTGAGGAAATTCTACAAAAGGCAAAGGACAGGTTTAATGTTACTCTGCCTCAACCTGTTGAGTTTATATTTCTAAGAAGTCGTAGTATTGTCGAGGCCAAGTATTACCCTTTCTTGACTCTGTTTATGCAGAGTATTGGATCCATAATGCTGGCTGGGGAAGCTCTGTCCAAGTTTCGACCAGACATCTTTTTTGATTCCATGGGTTATGCATTTACCTATCCAGTATTTCGTTTCATTGGTGGCTGTGTTGTGGGATGCTACACTCACTACCCCACCATAAGTACTGACATGCTGAATAGAGTGTCAGATAGGGTTGAATCCCACAACAACAGGAGGCTCATTGCAAATAGTGCATTCTTCAGTTTTGCCAAGATGGTTTATTACAGAGTGTTTGCCGAGTTGTATTCTCTTGTCGGCTGGAGTGcgcaggtggtgatggttaaTTCTTCCTGGACACATGGACACATTTCATCACTTTGGGGAGTGAATCGACGCATTCACATTGTGTATCCTCCATGTGACACTGAGAAATTCAAAAGTCTTGAGATCATTCCTGACgtagagaagaaagtaaagtcCATAGTGTCAATAGGTCAGATTCGTCCAGAGAAAGATCATGCCCTGCAGTTGAAAGCTCTCCACCGACTCTGTGAAATTGTGGATCCTGCCACTGAGGCTCAGCTTGTGATCATTGGTGGCTGCCGGAACGAGGAGGACCACCAGAGGGTTTCAGCACTGAAAGACTTAGCAGCTTCTCTTAATATTGAGGACAAAGTAGTGTGGAAGCTGAATGCACCATTTGATGAGCTGCTGGAGTGTGTTCAGCAAGGCACAATTGGATTGCATACCATGTGGTGTGAACATTTTGGCATCTGTGTGGTGGAATGCATGGCTGGAGGCCTCATAATGGTTGCTCATGATTCTGGTGGACCAAAATTGGACATTGTTGTAGATTATGAAGAACAGCAAACTGGATACAGAGCAACGGATGTTGAGTCTTATGCACAGGCAATGAAGACTGTTCTTGAGTCTTCCAATGAGACAAGAGAAAACATGCGACTAGCGGCCAGGAGTTCTGTCGACAGATTTAGTGACATAGAGTTTGAAATGGCCTTTCTTGGTGCTTGTGAGagtttattttcctccactaaTGTAGTTTTGAATTAA